One region of Cuculus canorus isolate bCucCan1 chromosome 6, bCucCan1.pri, whole genome shotgun sequence genomic DNA includes:
- the COL6A2 gene encoding collagen alpha-2(VI) chain isoform X2: MFREAFFSTLLCVVLVPLHAQLDVDPGEVSPTSCAEKRNCPINVYFIIDTSESVALQTVPIQSLVDQIKQFIPRFINKLENELYQNQVYITWQFGGLHYSDVVEIYSPLTSSKDIYLPRLFAINYLGRGTFTDCAISNMTEQIQTQMASGVNFAIVITDGHVTGSPCGGMKMQAEKARDMGIKLFAVAPSENVYEQGLREIANLPHELYRNNYAITQKDTLEIDENTIDRIIQAMKHEAYGECYKMSCLEIAGPPGPKGYRGQKGAKGNMGEPGSPGFKGRQGDPGIEGPIGYPGPKGLPGLKGEKGEIGSDGRRGAPGLAGRNGTDGQKGKLGRIGPPGCKGDPGNKGPDGYPGDAGDQGERGDEGIKGDPGRPGRSGPPGPPGEKGSPGLPGNPGAQGPAGIKGTKGETGPPGPKGEPGRRGDPGTKGSKGTPGAKGEIGDPGPEGPRGLPGEIGSKGARGDQGLPGPRGPPGVVGEPGKIGSRGDPGDLGPRGDAGPPGPKGDRGRPGFPYPGPRGPQGDKGEKGQPGPKGGRGELGPKGVQGTKGAKGEPGDPGPGGEPGPRGPAGEPGPEGTPGPSGDPGLTDCDVMTYVRETCGCCDCEKRCGALDIMFVIDSSESIGYTNFTLEKNFVVNVVSRLGSIAKDPKSQTGARVGVVQYSHEGTFEAIKLDDERIDSLSSFKEAVKRLEWIAGGTWTPSALQFAYNKLIKESKREKAQVFAVVITDGRYDPRDDDKNLGALCGRDVVVNTIGIGDMFDQPEQSETLVSIACNEPQRVQKMRLFSDLVAEEFIDKMEDVLCPDPQIVCPELPCQTDDRNPGNVNPLIFRPMEEGVNIDFPSTIQSIAQFLNSTRETQDPSTYTQLVATLAFTAEKAKFATGNERQEWMDLFIDTFKMVHSEIVGDPETVLGLC; this comes from the exons ATGTTCCgagaagcctttttttccactctccTTTGTGTGGTTCTAGTTCCTCTCCATGCTCAGCTTGATGTGGATCCTGGAGAAGTCAGTCCTACCTCCTGTGCAG AAAAGAGGAACTGCCCCATCAATGTATACTTTATCATCGACACCTCGGAGAGTGTTGCTCTGCAGACTGTACCTATCCAGAGCCTCGTGGATCAAATAAAGCAGTTCATCCCTCGGTTCATCAATAAACTGGAGAATGAGCTCTACCAGAACCAAGTCTACATCACCTGGCAGTTTGGTGGACTTCATTACTCAGATGTGGTGGAAATTTACAGTCCTTTAACAAGCAGCAAAGACATATACCTCCCTAGGCTGTTTGCGATTAACTACCTCGGCCGGGGTACCTTCACGGACTGCGCTATCTCCAACATGACAGAGCAGATTCAGACCCAAATGGCCTCAGGTGTGAACTTCGCAATAGTCATCACTGATGGCCATGTCACTGGCAGCCCCTGCGGGGGGATGAAGATGCAGGCTGAGAAGGCGCGAGACATGGGGATCAAGCTCTTCGCAGTGGCCCCCAGCGAGAATGTCTATGAGCAGGGCCTGCGGGAGATCGCCAACCTGCCGCACGAGCTCTACCGCAACAACTACGCCATCACACAGAAAGACACCCTGGAGATCGATGAGAACACCATCGATAGGATAATTCAAGCTATG aaACACGAAGCCTACGGAGAG TGCTACAAGATGAGCTGCCTGGAGATTGCAGGTCCACCTGGTCCCAAAGGTTATCGAGGGCAGAAG gGTGCAAAGGGAAACATGGGTGAACCAGGCTCCCCTGGGTTTAAGGGTCGGCAG GGTGACCCAGGTATTGAAGGTCCAATTGGGTACCCTGGTCCCAAG GGTCTACCAGGGCTTAAAGGAGAGAAG GGCGAGATTGGATCTGATGGGCGGAGG GGTGCCCCTGGTTTGGCAGGCAGGAATGGCACCGACGGACAGAAG GGCAAGCTGGGGAGAATTGGACCACCAGGCTGCAAGGGAGACCCTGGTAACAAG GGTCCCGATGGCTACCCAGGAGATGCAGGAGACCAAGGTGAAAGAGGAGATGAAGGCATAAAG GGAGATCCTGGCCGGCCTGGTCGTAGtggacccccaggacctccaggagaaaAGGGAAGCCCG ggACTTCCAGGCAACCCTGGAGCTCAAGGGCCTGCTGGTATTAAGGGAACAAAAGGTGAAACAGGACCTCCTGGACCCAAAGGAGAGCCT GGTCGACGTGGAGATCCAGGgacaaaaggcagcaaaggCACTCCTGGGGCCAAAGGAGAAATT GGAGATCCTGGTCCAGAGGGTCCACGTGGCCTGCCTGGTGAGATTGGAAGCAAAGGAGCAAGG GGAGATCAAGGACTGCCAGGTCCCCGAGGCCCTCCAGGTGTTGTGGGAGAACCAGGCAAGATA GGATCACGTGGGGACCCTGGTGACTTGGGTCCAAGAGGTGATGCTGGACCACCAGGACCGAAG gGTGACAGAGGCAGACCTGGCTTTCCCTACCCTGGACCCAGAGGACCACAG GGTGACAAGGGTGAAAAGGGGCAGCCAGGGCCCAAG ggaggaagaggtGAACTTGGACCGAAAGGAGTGCAGGGAACCAAAGGAGCAAAGGGAGAACCG GGTGATCCTGGCCCAGGAGGTGAGCCTGGACCCCGTGGTCCAGCTGGTGAACCAGGCCCCGAG GGGACACCTGGCCCATCAGGAGATCCTGGCCTGACT GACTGCGATGTGATGACCTACGTGCGAGAGACGTGCGGATGCTGTG ACTGCGAGAAGCGCTGTGGTGCCCTGGACATCATGTTTGTCATAGACAGCTCAGAGAGTATTGGCTACACCAACTTCACACTGGAGAAGAATTTTGTTGTCAACGTGGTCAGCCGGCTGGGCTCTATTGCCAAGGACCCCAAGTCACAGACAG GTGCCCGTGTTGGTGTGGTGCAGTACAGTCATGAGGGAACTTTCGAAGCCATTAAGCTTGATGATGAGCGCATTGATTCACTGTCGAGCTTCAAGGAAGCAGTGAAGCGCCTGGAGTGGATTGCTGGAGGCACCTGGACACCATCTGCCCTTCAGTTTGCCTACAATAAGCTCATCAAGGAAAGCAAGCGAGAGAAAGCCCAAGTGTTTGCTGTGGTAATCACTGACGGACGCTACGACCCCCGGGACGATGATAAGAACTTAGGGGCTCTTTGTGGTAGAGATGTAGTTGTCAACACGATTGGCATTGGAGACATGTTTGATCAGCCAGAACAGAGCGAGACCCTGGTCTCCATTGCCTGCAATGAACCCCAGCGAGTCCAGAAGATGAGACTCTTCTCAGATTTGGTGGCAGAGGAATTCATTGACAAGATGGAGGATGTGCTCTGCCCAG ATCCGCAGATCGTCTGTCCTGAGCTGCCCTGTCAGACAG ATGACAGGAACCCTGGGAACGTAAACCCACTTATTTTCCGCCCCATGGAAGAGGGAGTCAACATAGATTTCCCCAGCACCATACAATCGATCGCCCAGTTCCTAAACTCCACGCGGGAAACCCAGGACCCCAGCACGTACACCCAGCTGGTGGCCACTTTGGCCTTTACCGCCGAAAAAGCCAAGTTTGCCACTGGAAATGAGCGGCAAGAGTGGATGGACTTGTTCATTGACACCTTCAAAATGGTGCACAGCGAAATTGTGGGGGACCCAGAAACTGTATTAGGGCTTTGCTGA